A region from the Sinorhizobium chiapasense genome encodes:
- a CDS encoding amidohydrolase, whose translation MTTRRTFLGGASSLAFSHLFSPANAADPHQTGADTMHPDLILHSGRVTTLDRVNPNATAIAIKDGMFLDVGTDGEIMALAGPDTKIVDLKGKRVLPGLIDNHTHVVRGGLNYNMELRWDGVRSLADAMGMLKRQVAITPAPQWVRVVGGFTEHQFAEKRLPTIEEINAVAPDTPVFLLHLYDRALLNAAALRAVGYTKDTPNPPGGEITRDASGNPTGLLLAKPNAGILYSTLAKGPKLPLDYQVNSTRHFMRELNRLGVTGVIDAGGGFQNYPDDYEVIQKLADDGKMTVRLAYNLFTQKPQQEKDDFLKWTSSVKYKQGNDYFRHNGAGEMLVFSAADFEDFRQPRPEMAPEMEGELEEVVRVLAENRWPWRLHATYDETISRALDVFEKVDKDIPLEGLNWFFDHAETISDRSIDRIAALGGGIATQHRMAYQGEYFVERYGHGVAEATPPIARMLEKGVNVSAGTDATRVASYNPWVSLSWMITGKTVGGMQLYPRANCLDRETALRMWTEKVTWFSNEEGKKGRIEKGQFADLIVPNKDFFACAEDEISFLTSDLTMVGGKIVYSAGDFRALDENDVPPAMPDWSPVRTFGGYAAWGEPEGAGKNSLRHTAITSCGCANNCGVHGHDHAGAWTSKLPIADLKGFFGALGCSCWAV comes from the coding sequence ATGACCACGCGTCGAACCTTTCTCGGCGGGGCATCTAGCCTGGCATTTTCGCACCTCTTCTCTCCGGCCAATGCCGCCGATCCCCACCAGACTGGAGCAGACACCATGCACCCCGACTTGATCCTCCATAGTGGCCGCGTTACAACGCTTGACCGCGTCAATCCCAACGCTACGGCGATCGCCATCAAGGATGGTATGTTTCTGGATGTTGGCACCGATGGCGAGATCATGGCGCTGGCCGGTCCCGACACGAAGATCGTCGACCTGAAGGGCAAGCGCGTCCTGCCGGGCCTGATCGACAACCACACCCACGTCGTGCGCGGCGGATTGAACTACAACATGGAACTGCGCTGGGATGGCGTACGCTCGCTCGCCGATGCCATGGGCATGCTGAAGCGCCAGGTGGCAATCACGCCGGCGCCGCAATGGGTGCGTGTCGTGGGCGGCTTTACCGAGCACCAGTTCGCCGAAAAGCGCCTACCGACGATCGAAGAGATCAATGCCGTCGCCCCCGATACGCCGGTCTTCCTGCTGCATCTCTACGACCGGGCGCTGCTCAATGCCGCCGCACTGCGGGCCGTCGGCTACACCAAGGATACACCGAACCCGCCGGGCGGCGAGATCACCCGCGACGCCAGTGGCAACCCGACCGGCCTGCTGCTGGCCAAGCCGAACGCCGGCATTCTCTACTCGACGCTCGCCAAGGGCCCGAAGTTGCCGCTCGACTATCAGGTCAACTCGACCCGGCATTTCATGCGCGAGCTTAATCGGCTGGGTGTCACCGGCGTCATCGATGCCGGCGGTGGCTTCCAGAACTATCCCGACGATTACGAGGTCATCCAGAAGCTCGCCGACGACGGCAAGATGACGGTGCGGCTCGCCTACAATCTCTTCACCCAGAAGCCGCAGCAGGAGAAGGATGACTTCCTGAAGTGGACGTCCTCAGTCAAATACAAACAGGGCAACGATTATTTCCGGCATAACGGTGCGGGCGAGATGTTGGTGTTCTCCGCTGCCGATTTCGAGGATTTCCGCCAGCCGCGTCCGGAGATGGCGCCGGAGATGGAAGGCGAACTGGAAGAGGTCGTCCGCGTTCTTGCCGAAAACCGCTGGCCCTGGCGCCTGCACGCCACCTACGACGAGACGATCTCCCGGGCTCTCGACGTGTTCGAGAAGGTCGACAAGGATATCCCGCTCGAAGGGCTGAATTGGTTCTTCGACCATGCCGAGACGATCTCCGACCGCTCGATCGACCGGATCGCGGCGCTGGGCGGTGGCATCGCCACCCAGCACCGTATGGCCTATCAGGGCGAATATTTCGTCGAGCGCTACGGTCACGGCGTTGCCGAGGCAACGCCGCCGATCGCCCGAATGCTTGAAAAGGGTGTCAACGTTTCCGCCGGCACGGATGCAACCCGTGTCGCCTCCTACAATCCCTGGGTCTCGCTCTCGTGGATGATTACCGGCAAGACGGTCGGCGGCATGCAGCTTTATCCCCGCGCCAATTGCCTCGACCGCGAGACGGCGCTCAGAATGTGGACGGAAAAGGTCACATGGTTCTCCAACGAGGAGGGTAAAAAGGGCCGCATCGAGAAGGGCCAGTTTGCCGATTTGATCGTGCCAAACAAGGATTTCTTCGCCTGCGCCGAGGACGAGATCTCCTTCCTAACGTCGGACCTAACCATGGTCGGCGGCAAGATCGTCTATAGTGCCGGCGACTTCAGGGCACTGGATGAAAACGACGTTCCTCCAGCCATGCCGGACTGGTCGCCGGTCCGGACCTTCGGCGGTTATGCCGCCTGGGGCGAACCGGAAGGTGCCGGCAAGAACTCACTCCGGCACACGGCAATCACCTCGTGCGGCTGCGCCAACAATTGCGGCGTGCACGGCCACGACCATGCCGGCGCCTGGACGTCGAAGTTGCCGATCGCCGATCTCAAGGGCTTCTTCGGCGCACTCGGCTGCTCATGCTGGGCCGTGTGA
- a CDS encoding LysR family transcriptional regulator, with the protein MNDYKALRTFLLAAEKRNFAQVARELDMTPAAVTRAIAALEAELGVQLFVRTTRQVSLTTDGAIFAAQIQPAVKTLEDARRDVMNAHKADQGRLRISAPTWFGKAVLPPILSGFRELYPKMSFEISLSDGLVNIVDDDYDLAIRISSQPSDKFTIWRKIRVVPRILVAAPGSRFVDMQHPNELTPDDCLAYSGESRRENWVLSDGGSSMTISAGRAFSANNGEVLADMAADGAGVAMLPNFHISEHLETGRLVHVFKGWAPPDLWLTLYYPPYQALPPRIGSFSKFFEEQVAAQMVMLD; encoded by the coding sequence ATGAACGACTACAAAGCCCTCCGAACCTTCCTGTTGGCTGCCGAGAAACGAAACTTCGCCCAGGTCGCCCGCGAACTCGACATGACGCCGGCCGCAGTGACCCGCGCCATCGCCGCGCTGGAGGCCGAACTCGGCGTACAACTCTTCGTGCGCACCACAAGGCAGGTTTCGCTGACAACCGACGGAGCGATTTTCGCCGCGCAGATCCAGCCGGCGGTCAAGACACTCGAAGATGCCCGGCGTGACGTGATGAACGCCCACAAGGCGGATCAGGGGCGGCTCAGGATCAGCGCGCCGACCTGGTTCGGCAAGGCGGTACTGCCGCCGATTCTTTCCGGCTTCCGGGAGCTCTATCCGAAGATGAGCTTCGAGATCTCGCTATCCGACGGCCTCGTGAACATCGTCGATGACGACTACGATCTGGCGATCCGCATCTCGTCCCAGCCATCGGACAAGTTCACCATCTGGCGCAAGATCCGCGTGGTACCGCGCATCCTGGTGGCCGCACCGGGCAGCCGGTTCGTCGACATGCAGCATCCGAACGAACTGACGCCCGATGACTGCCTTGCCTATAGCGGCGAGAGCCGGCGGGAAAACTGGGTTCTTTCAGACGGCGGTTCTAGCATGACGATCTCGGCGGGCCGCGCCTTCAGCGCCAACAACGGGGAGGTCTTGGCGGACATGGCGGCCGATGGCGCAGGCGTCGCGATGCTGCCCAACTTCCACATCTCCGAACATCTGGAGACCGGACGCCTCGTGCATGTCTTCAAAGGTTGGGCGCCGCCGGATCTGTGGCTGACGCTCTATTATCCACCCTATCAGGCATTGCCACCCCGCATAGGCTCATTCTCGAAATTCTTCGAAGAGCAGGTGGCGGCGCAGATGGTGATGCTCGACTGA
- a CDS encoding hydrolase — protein MSSKLEVLTPQNSQLIFIDQQPQMAFGVQSIDRQVLKNNVVGLAKAAKVFNIPTTITTVETMSFSGHTYPELLAVFPENDILERTSMNSWDDQNVRDALAKNAANGRKKIVVSGLWTEVCNTTFALSALHDVPEYEIYMVADASGGTSVDAHKYAMDRMVQAGVIPVTWQQVLLEWQRDWARKETYNAVTSLVKEHSGAYGMGIDYAVTMVHGGEERVHHGKRIGPNPAK, from the coding sequence ATGTCCAGCAAACTCGAAGTCCTGACCCCGCAGAACAGCCAGCTTATCTTCATCGACCAGCAGCCGCAGATGGCCTTCGGCGTCCAGTCGATCGATCGCCAGGTGCTGAAGAACAACGTCGTCGGTCTCGCCAAGGCCGCAAAGGTCTTCAACATTCCAACGACCATCACCACCGTCGAGACCATGTCCTTCTCCGGCCATACCTATCCTGAACTGCTCGCCGTCTTCCCGGAAAACGACATTCTCGAGCGCACCTCGATGAACTCCTGGGACGACCAGAACGTCCGCGATGCGCTGGCCAAGAATGCCGCCAACGGCCGCAAGAAAATCGTCGTCTCCGGGCTGTGGACCGAAGTCTGCAACACCACCTTCGCGCTCTCCGCCCTCCATGATGTGCCGGAATACGAAATCTACATGGTCGCCGACGCCTCGGGCGGCACCTCGGTCGATGCGCACAAATACGCTATGGACCGCATGGTCCAGGCCGGCGTCATCCCGGTCACCTGGCAGCAGGTTCTGCTCGAATGGCAGCGCGACTGGGCCCGCAAGGAAACCTACAATGCCGTCACGTCTCTGGTGAAGGAGCATTCCGGCGCCTATGGCATGGGCATCGACTATGCCGTGACGATGGTCCATGGCGGCGAGGAGCGTGTCCATCACGGCAAGCGCATCGGCCCGAACCCGGCGAAGTAA
- a CDS encoding YoaK family protein has product MAIQNGLHRAHLSKAPPSTLMTGTTTQIMLDLADVRADPKADEVAAAKTRVTKMAAAVALFASTAGA; this is encoded by the coding sequence ATGGCCATTCAGAACGGCCTTCACCGGGCGCATCTGTCGAAGGCGCCTCCTTCGACGCTGATGACCGGCACGACTACTCAAATCATGCTCGATCTCGCGGATGTGCGGGCCGATCCGAAAGCCGACGAAGTGGCTGCGGCCAAAACGCGGGTTACGAAGATGGCAGCAGCCGTCGCCCTGTTTGCCAGCACGGCCGGCGCCTAA
- a CDS encoding low temperature requirement protein A, protein MSAIAAISLAPRDRDEVNRSSTSLELMFDLATVVAVGAAAHGLAQDIEAGEFGPGVIRFACSFFMAWLAWANYTWFASGYDNKSAVFRVLTMVIMFGSLTLAGGIRSGLGDQPHWLVLIGFSIMRLGLIALWLGAANGDRQARPTALRYAAGIGAMQVYWNTLIITVSPEEPLYFPLFALGAAGELAVPLLAERGTANWHHGHIIDRHNSFNIIVLGECFTAIALIIVDPTTPELRHFWWATLCSIIAFSMWGLYFDRHEQLLSRNARTVLSWAYGHCLLFAAGAATAAGFLVFLSVARNATVSQQLAALAFCIPIAMYLIALWLVRDRASKHGSMHWLLLVVAALVLASSMFASHALELNAALLAVAVTIRRRLYPASPREGGERV, encoded by the coding sequence TTGTCCGCGATAGCTGCCATCAGCCTGGCCCCGCGCGATCGCGACGAGGTCAACCGCAGCTCGACTTCGCTCGAACTGATGTTCGATCTTGCCACCGTCGTGGCAGTGGGCGCCGCCGCCCATGGACTGGCGCAGGACATTGAGGCCGGCGAATTCGGACCCGGCGTCATCCGGTTTGCCTGCAGCTTCTTTATGGCCTGGCTGGCCTGGGCGAACTACACATGGTTCGCCTCGGGCTACGACAACAAGTCGGCCGTCTTCCGTGTGTTGACGATGGTCATCATGTTCGGATCGCTTACGCTTGCCGGCGGGATCCGAAGCGGCCTTGGCGATCAACCCCATTGGCTCGTCCTCATCGGTTTCAGCATCATGCGCCTGGGCCTGATCGCCCTTTGGCTCGGCGCGGCGAATGGGGATCGGCAGGCCCGCCCGACGGCCCTGCGATACGCGGCCGGAATCGGCGCCATGCAGGTCTACTGGAACACCCTGATCATCACCGTTTCCCCTGAAGAGCCGCTCTACTTTCCGCTCTTTGCGCTCGGCGCCGCCGGCGAGCTGGCCGTACCGCTACTGGCCGAGCGCGGGACCGCCAACTGGCATCATGGTCACATCATCGATCGCCACAACTCTTTCAACATCATCGTCCTTGGCGAGTGTTTTACCGCCATCGCCTTGATCATCGTGGATCCGACGACGCCGGAACTCAGGCATTTCTGGTGGGCGACCCTGTGTTCGATCATCGCGTTTTCGATGTGGGGGCTATATTTCGACCGCCACGAACAGCTGCTCAGCCGCAATGCTCGCACCGTTCTGAGCTGGGCCTACGGACACTGTCTGCTATTTGCGGCTGGAGCGGCGACGGCCGCCGGTTTTCTGGTGTTTCTCAGCGTTGCCCGCAACGCGACCGTTTCGCAACAGCTTGCCGCTCTCGCCTTCTGCATACCGATCGCGATGTACCTTATTGCCCTTTGGCTCGTTCGCGACCGGGCGTCCAAACACGGCTCGATGCACTGGCTTCTCCTGGTGGTGGCGGCGCTCGTGCTCGCAAGCAGCATGTTTGCCTCCCACGCTTTGGAATTGAACGCAGCTTTGCTGGCGGTCGCCGTAACGATACGCCGCCGACTATATCCGGCAAGCCCGCGTGAGGGCGGCGAACGCGTCTGA
- a CDS encoding XapX domain-containing protein: MKVYLLSLGAGLLVGIVYSLLNVRSPAPPVVALVGLLGILVGEQIIPLAKSLWSKEPAAISWLNQVKPHVFGHMPKGGDSVEIAHRAQTQEERG; the protein is encoded by the coding sequence ATGAAAGTCTATCTTCTGTCTCTTGGCGCGGGTCTTCTCGTAGGCATTGTCTACAGTCTTCTGAACGTCCGCTCACCCGCACCACCGGTCGTTGCACTGGTCGGTCTGCTTGGCATTCTGGTCGGCGAACAAATCATTCCGCTTGCGAAATCGCTTTGGAGTAAGGAGCCGGCGGCGATTTCCTGGCTCAACCAGGTCAAGCCCCACGTGTTTGGTCATATGCCGAAGGGGGGAGATTCCGTCGAGATTGCTCATCGGGCACAAACGCAAGAGGAGCGGGGCTGA
- a CDS encoding type II toxin-antitoxin system ParD family antitoxin, translating into MSVKSSISLTNQQDAFARSLVKSGRYSSLSSVLQQGLELLRQKTEAETVETEALRELLQRRLKDPMISTTEMESRIDAMIERKRWSV; encoded by the coding sequence ATGAGTGTCAAATCGTCGATCTCGCTGACCAACCAGCAGGACGCGTTTGCCCGTTCGCTGGTGAAGAGCGGCAGGTACTCCAGCCTAAGTTCCGTTCTTCAGCAGGGCTTGGAACTCCTCCGCCAAAAGACGGAAGCTGAGACCGTCGAAACGGAAGCGCTTCGCGAATTACTCCAGCGTCGCTTGAAAGACCCGATGATTTCCACGACAGAAATGGAAAGCCGCATCGACGCAATGATTGAGCGGAAGCGGTGGTCTGTCTAA
- a CDS encoding VOC family protein, with amino-acid sequence MIKDIKGLHHVTSMASDARQNNRFFTETLGLRRVKQTVNFDDPSVYHLYYGDENGSAGTVMTYFPFPHMMLGRPGVGEVGETQFSVPEGSLKFWSDRFSAQGVDGLETDKVFGANRLRFMGPDGDSLALIETADDKRAPWLADGIPNDAAIRGFAGARFSLHDTGATKELLGFMGYQRAEVEGDVTRFIIPGGNGADTIDLASLPNTSFARQGAGSVHHIAFAVDNREKQLEVRKALMDTGYQVTPVIDRDYFWAIYFRTPGGVLFEVATNEPGFNRDEDTAHLGEALKLPIRYEAFRDQIQANLEPLAA; translated from the coding sequence ATGATCAAGGATATCAAGGGACTGCACCACGTTACCTCCATGGCGTCGGATGCAAGGCAGAACAACCGCTTCTTCACCGAGACGCTGGGCCTTCGTCGCGTCAAGCAGACCGTCAACTTCGACGATCCGAGCGTCTATCATCTGTATTATGGTGACGAGAATGGCTCGGCCGGCACGGTCATGACCTATTTCCCATTCCCGCATATGATGCTTGGCCGTCCTGGCGTCGGCGAAGTCGGCGAAACGCAGTTCTCCGTGCCGGAGGGCTCTCTCAAGTTCTGGAGCGATCGCTTTTCAGCACAGGGCGTCGATGGGCTCGAAACAGACAAGGTCTTCGGCGCCAATCGGCTTCGCTTCATGGGACCCGACGGTGACAGTCTTGCCCTGATAGAAACTGCCGACGACAAACGTGCGCCGTGGCTCGCGGACGGTATTCCCAATGACGCGGCGATCCGAGGCTTCGCCGGCGCGCGCTTTAGCCTGCATGATACCGGTGCCACAAAAGAACTGTTGGGTTTCATGGGCTATCAGCGCGCCGAAGTCGAAGGTGATGTCACCCGGTTCATCATCCCCGGTGGCAACGGCGCAGACACGATCGACCTCGCGTCGCTCCCGAATACGTCGTTTGCGCGGCAGGGTGCTGGCTCCGTGCATCATATCGCCTTCGCCGTTGACAACCGCGAAAAGCAACTGGAAGTCCGCAAGGCATTGATGGACACCGGGTATCAGGTGACGCCGGTTATCGACCGAGATTATTTCTGGGCGATCTATTTCCGCACGCCGGGTGGTGTGCTGTTCGAGGTTGCCACGAACGAACCCGGCTTCAACCGTGACGAGGACACGGCGCACCTCGGAGAAGCGCTCAAGCTGCCAATCCGATATGAGGCCTTCCGCGATCAGATACAGGCCAATCTCGAGCCCCTTGCCGCGTAA
- a CDS encoding SRPBCC family protein: protein MASAHASIDLIATADEVWQLIGGFGSLPDWLPYIPKSELSDGGRIRSLTNPEGATIVERLLSFDHAARSYSYSILTAGFPVTTYVSTLRVVEGPSGKGARVEWSGQFTPDGVSDEQASESFRGIYEEGLRALASHLTKQC from the coding sequence TTGGCGAGCGCTCATGCAAGTATCGATCTCATCGCTACTGCAGACGAAGTCTGGCAGTTGATAGGCGGATTCGGGTCTCTTCCCGACTGGCTGCCGTATATCCCGAAGTCTGAGTTGAGTGACGGCGGTCGGATCAGAAGCCTTACCAACCCCGAGGGAGCGACAATCGTTGAACGTCTCCTTTCGTTCGACCATGCCGCTCGGAGCTACAGCTATTCGATTTTGACAGCCGGGTTTCCCGTTACCACCTACGTGTCGACGCTGCGTGTTGTCGAAGGTCCTTCCGGAAAAGGTGCGCGAGTGGAATGGTCGGGCCAGTTTACGCCAGATGGGGTCAGTGATGAGCAGGCCTCGGAGTCGTTCCGAGGAATCTACGAAGAGGGTTTGCGCGCACTTGCATCTCACCTGACGAAACAATGCTGA
- a CDS encoding LysR substrate-binding domain-containing protein, with amino-acid sequence MVLAVPKNHYLAKARQLAPADLATQGWVGNIHRDDAFNHLEFSKACGRAGFAPDVIAEAPEPLAALGLVAAGVGVTVVQHSLRHQVPEGVVLLDLPWFTYRTSLWVAWHKVALRPLVTHFRNLVRQSRLLETSENCETQAVV; translated from the coding sequence ATGGTGCTTGCCGTTCCCAAAAATCACTATTTAGCAAAGGCACGACAGCTGGCGCCGGCCGATCTTGCGACGCAAGGATGGGTCGGCAACATCCATAGGGACGATGCGTTCAATCACCTTGAGTTTTCTAAAGCCTGCGGTCGGGCAGGCTTCGCTCCCGACGTGATCGCGGAGGCGCCAGAACCGCTAGCTGCCTTGGGGCTAGTAGCCGCCGGAGTGGGTGTTACGGTTGTCCAGCACAGTTTGCGTCATCAGGTACCCGAAGGAGTAGTGCTGCTCGATTTGCCGTGGTTCACCTATCGGACATCCCTATGGGTAGCATGGCACAAGGTCGCTCTCCGTCCGCTTGTCACTCATTTCAGGAATTTAGTGCGGCAGTCAAGACTCCTGGAAACGTCAGAGAATTGCGAGACGCAGGCAGTCGTCTGA
- a CDS encoding YoaK family protein: MLTILRGKSNSLALAFISGFADALFFIHLGGLFVGLVTGNVVLLGLGLVGHEKGGLRGLQIMSFPLFMVGAGLAAIMVAWIKPLERATFWTLIIAAVAFATSALLAIFDAGPVSACALLAVTAMGMLTAIERLDPRLGPPFSLMTGNIAGLAVAAVRRVIRYTEKPEEWGQSLTSIILVLGFVLGCAAGAVAQVTVGVAGMLLPALLLLLVGLFYSPQNTKKPG; encoded by the coding sequence ATGCTGACTATACTTCGTGGGAAAAGCAACTCGCTGGCACTGGCCTTCATTTCCGGGTTCGCCGACGCACTCTTCTTCATTCACTTAGGCGGACTTTTCGTCGGGCTGGTCACTGGCAATGTCGTGCTCCTCGGACTGGGTCTGGTTGGGCATGAGAAAGGTGGCTTGCGCGGTCTCCAGATCATGTCGTTCCCCCTCTTCATGGTTGGCGCAGGATTGGCGGCGATCATGGTCGCCTGGATCAAGCCTCTTGAGCGCGCGACATTCTGGACGCTCATCATCGCCGCAGTCGCGTTCGCGACATCCGCCCTTCTGGCAATATTCGATGCCGGGCCGGTGTCCGCCTGTGCGCTTCTCGCCGTCACCGCGATGGGAATGCTGACGGCGATCGAGCGTCTCGACCCGAGACTCGGCCCACCGTTTTCGCTCATGACTGGCAACATTGCCGGCCTCGCAGTCGCCGCTGTCCGTCGCGTCATTCGCTATACCGAGAAGCCGGAGGAGTGGGGGCAGTCGCTGACGTCGATCATCCTGGTGCTCGGCTTTGTGCTGGGATGTGCCGCAGGCGCGGTTGCGCAAGTCACCGTGGGCGTTGCGGGAATGCTCTTGCCCGCTCTCTTGTTGCTCCTCGTCGGCCTTTTCTATTCACCGCAAAACACGAAGAAGCCGGGCTGA
- a CDS encoding patatin-like phospholipase family protein: MPLLLASGLLTACVAGPERVSVPAEQASAVQIEQVDLARFWGDEVTPSLRSLIAQQYTQTRTAVRSGRRPSTAVNHVDFLAISGGGADGAFAAGYLTGWTERGNRPQFEVVTGVSTGALAAPFAFLGPDHDNELREVFTQYGDRDIYRNLGLIGVMGRGLYDIGPLRQLIGRYLTEKMVEEIAAQYRVGRRLLIQTTNIDAQRPVVWDLSAIAASARTDRREHMIDILLASAAIPAVFPPVRIDVRLDGQARQELHVDGGTVAQVFFAPPNIELSGYEKHYLGHARSRTLYLLRNGRLTPEYAETEETALGIARRSIETLIKYQAISDLMRLQLQTTAARGQLYYASIPDQFTLRPKSEFDRSYMQKLFAAGHEEGRLARWRKQPPLTPVQAAERRKPD, translated from the coding sequence ATGCCGCTCCTTTTGGCATCCGGTCTGCTGACGGCATGTGTCGCCGGTCCCGAGCGTGTCTCCGTTCCGGCAGAACAGGCCTCTGCCGTGCAAATCGAGCAGGTGGACCTTGCGCGTTTTTGGGGAGACGAGGTCACGCCCAGTTTGCGCTCGCTCATTGCACAACAGTACACACAGACGCGGACCGCAGTTCGATCAGGGCGTCGCCCATCCACCGCCGTCAATCATGTCGACTTTCTCGCCATATCGGGCGGGGGCGCCGACGGTGCGTTTGCCGCAGGATACCTGACGGGCTGGACCGAGAGAGGCAATCGACCGCAATTCGAGGTCGTGACTGGGGTAAGCACCGGCGCTCTGGCCGCCCCCTTTGCTTTTCTTGGTCCGGATCATGACAACGAATTACGCGAAGTTTTCACGCAGTATGGTGACCGCGATATCTATCGAAATCTCGGCCTGATTGGTGTGATGGGCCGTGGTCTCTATGACATTGGGCCGTTGCGGCAATTGATCGGCCGATATCTCACCGAGAAAATGGTTGAAGAAATCGCGGCGCAATACCGCGTTGGCCGCCGTCTGCTGATCCAAACCACCAACATTGACGCCCAGCGCCCCGTCGTTTGGGACCTGTCCGCGATCGCCGCAAGCGCACGCACCGATCGTCGAGAACACATGATCGACATCCTGTTGGCGTCCGCGGCCATACCTGCGGTATTCCCACCGGTTCGGATCGATGTGAGGCTCGACGGTCAAGCCAGGCAAGAATTGCATGTCGATGGCGGGACAGTGGCGCAGGTCTTCTTCGCCCCTCCCAATATCGAGCTCTCGGGATATGAGAAGCACTACCTTGGTCATGCCCGCTCGCGAACGCTTTATCTGCTCCGCAACGGGCGATTGACGCCCGAATACGCCGAGACCGAAGAAACGGCGCTCGGGATCGCCCGCCGTTCGATCGAAACGTTGATCAAGTATCAGGCGATTTCCGATCTCATGCGATTGCAGCTTCAGACGACGGCCGCCCGCGGTCAGCTTTACTACGCATCGATCCCGGATCAGTTCACACTGCGCCCGAAATCCGAGTTCGATCGTAGCTACATGCAAAAGCTTTTTGCCGCCGGTCACGAGGAGGGCCGTCTTGCGCGGTGGCGCAAGCAGCCTCCGCTTACGCCGGTGCAGGCGGCCGAGCGACGCAAGCCTGACTGA
- a CDS encoding hydrolase has protein sequence MSKLEVLTPANSQLIFIDQQPQMAFGVQSIDRQTLKNNVVGLAKAAKIFGIPTTITTVETESFSGNTFPELLAVYPENDILERSSMNSWDDQNVRDALAKNAATGRKKIVVAGLWTEVCNTTFALSALRDVPDYEIYMVADASGGTSSDAHKYAMDRMVQAGVIPVTWQQVLLEWQRDWARRETYDAVTTLVKEHSGAYGMGIDYAYTHVHKAPERVTHGKRIGPNPAK, from the coding sequence ATGTCCAAGCTCGAAGTTCTGACCCCGGCAAACAGCCAGCTCATCTTCATCGACCAGCAGCCGCAGATGGCTTTCGGCGTCCAGTCGATTGACCGCCAGACGTTAAAGAACAACGTCGTGGGTCTCGCCAAGGCCGCCAAGATCTTTGGGATTCCGACCACGATCACGACCGTCGAGACGGAAAGCTTCTCCGGCAACACGTTCCCGGAGCTTCTGGCGGTTTATCCGGAGAACGACATTCTCGAGCGCAGCTCGATGAATTCCTGGGACGATCAGAACGTCCGCGATGCGCTGGCGAAAAACGCCGCGACCGGCCGCAAGAAGATCGTTGTAGCTGGCCTTTGGACCGAAGTCTGCAACACGACCTTCGCCCTTTCGGCTCTTCGCGATGTGCCGGATTACGAGATTTATATGGTCGCAGATGCATCCGGTGGCACGTCTTCCGATGCTCACAAATATGCGATGGACCGCATGGTTCAAGCCGGCGTGATCCCGGTAACCTGGCAGCAGGTACTGCTGGAATGGCAGCGCGATTGGGCTCGCCGCGAGACCTATGATGCCGTCACGACCCTGGTGAAGGAGCATTCGGGCGCTTACGGCATGGGTATCGACTATGCCTATACCCACGTCCACAAGGCCCCGGAGCGCGTCACTCACGGCAAGCGCATCGGCCCGAACCCGGCAAAGTAA
- a CDS encoding DUF1622 domain-containing protein: MDIGSEASGLASLIAPVLKPISTGLEFFGVGVILVGVVIATIGYVSDCTGARRDAYDRYRANLGRGILLGLEILIGADIIATIIAPLTWESVGLLGLIVLIRTFLSFSLEAEIDGQWPWSRNARRGASQGDR; the protein is encoded by the coding sequence ATGGACATCGGTAGTGAAGCCAGTGGACTGGCAAGCCTAATCGCCCCGGTCTTGAAGCCGATTTCGACCGGCCTCGAATTCTTCGGCGTCGGCGTCATCCTGGTCGGCGTGGTGATCGCAACGATCGGCTACGTCAGTGACTGCACCGGCGCAAGGCGGGACGCCTATGACCGGTATCGTGCCAACCTCGGCCGGGGGATATTGCTCGGCCTGGAGATCCTGATTGGTGCCGACATCATTGCTACGATCATCGCTCCCCTGACCTGGGAAAGTGTTGGGCTGCTCGGGTTGATCGTCCTCATCCGGACGTTCCTGAGCTTCTCGCTCGAGGCCGAGATCGATGGTCAGTGGCCGTGGTCGAGGAATGCGCGGCGCGGTGCCAGCCAAGGCGACCGATAG